The Halofilum ochraceum genome segment CCCTGTCGAATCCGCGCCGGGTCGCGCTGGGCCTCGAGCAGAACCGGCTGTCGATGCTGCTGGCGGTCCTGCACCGCCATGCCGGCGTGGCCATGCAGGATCAGGATGTCTATGTGAACGCGGTCGGCGGCGTGCGGATCGCGGAGACGGCGGCCGATCTGGCGGTGCTCGGGGCCTGCATCTCCTCGTTCCGCGACCGCCCCCTGCCCACCGACCTGGTCGTGTTCGGCGAGGTCGGTCTCGCCGGCGAGATCCGGCCCGTGCCGAATGGCGAGGAGCGCCTCAACGAGGCCGCGAAGCATGGGTTCACGCGGGCCATCGTGCCGCGCGCGAATGCGCCACGCCGTGCGATCGAGGGGATGACCGTCGAACCGGTCGGACGGCTGGCGGAGGTGCTCGATCTGTTGTGATGCCGGCGCCCAGTCGGACGACTGTGGCCTTGCCCCAGAAGGCTTTTTCACGCAGAGCCGCGGAGCGCGCTGAGAGAAGGCGTAATGACAGAAAACCGGGCGGTAACAGGGCGAGAGTGGCTGATTGACCGCCCTCACCCCCTCGGCTACCGTACCCCGACCCTGCAGGATGGCTTCATGAGCAAACAGAAAACCACTGACAACGAGGCTGCGCCGGAACCCGCATCCGGTGAGGGCGAGCCCTCCCCGGCCCGTTTCGACGAGGCGCTCGGCGAGCTCGAGAACCTGGTCGAGACGCTGGAACAGGGCGATCTCTCGCTGGACGAGTCGCTCGCGCACTTCGAACGCGGTGTCGGTCTGGCCCGGGAATGCCGGGCGTCGCTGCAGTCCGCGGAGCAGAAGGTGCAGATCCTGCTCGACCGGGACGCGGAGGACGCCGGCGAGCGCGGTGACGGCAGCCTGGAAGACTTCGAGCCGGATCGCGACGAATCGTGAGCGACGCCGGAAAGACGCTGGAGCGTGGACGCGAGCGCGTCAACGCGGCGCTGGAAGGCTGGCTGCCCGCGGCCGAACAGGCGCCGGAGCGACTGCACCGCGCCATGCGCTATGCCGTGCTCGGCAGCGGCAAACGCCTGCGCCCGGCACTGGTGTACGCCACCGGTGACGCCCTCGGCGCCGCACCCGAGGCACTCGATCCGCCCGCCTGCGCCGTCGAGCTGATCCACGCCTATTCGCTGGTCCACGACGACCTGCCGGCGATGGACGACGACGATCTGCGCCGCGGCTCACCCACCTGCCACCGCCAGTTCGACGAGGCCACGGCCATACTGGCCGGCGATGCGCTGCAGGCGCATGCATTCGGGCTGATCACGGAGACGGCCTACGCCAGTGCGATCCCTGAGGCCGTGCGCGCGCGCATGGCGGCCACCCTGGCCGCGGCCGCCGGCGCCGAGGGCATGGCCGGCGGCCAGGCCTTCGATCTGTTCGCCTGCGGCCACAGACCGGAACTCGCGGAACTGGAGCGGATGCACCGCTACAAGACCGGGGCACTGATCCAGGCCAGCGTCCTGCTGGGCGCCATCGCGGCCGGCGCCGACGATGACGAGCGCGCCCGGCTGGCCCGCTACGGCGCCGCGATCGGCCTCGCCTTCCAGATCGTCGATGACATCCTCGACGTGACGGCGGATACCGCTACGCTGGGCAAGACCCAGGGCGCCGATGTCGAGCGCAACAAGCCGACCTATCCAGCCCTGCTTGGCCTGGAGGGCGCGCGTGATCACGCAGCCACCATGCGCGATGAGGCGCTGGCGGCGCTCGACGGGGACGACGACCGCTTCGAGCCGCTGCGCGCCCTCGCGCGGTTCGTGGTCGAGCGCTCTTGGTGAGCATGCCCGTGCATAAAGCCGATCGCGCGCAATCTCCTTGCACCCCCCGGCAGCGCCTCCGATAATGGTCGGCTCCCAGGTCACCGGGCATGCCCATGGCTGAGCCCTCCCGCTATCCGCTGCTCGACGGTCTGCGCTCGACCGCGGATCTGCACGAGATGGACATCGAGACGCTGCAGCGCCTCAACGACGAGGTGCGCGCGTTCCACATCGAGTCCGTCGCGGCGACGGGCGGCCACCTCGCCGCCGGGCTGGGCGCGGTCGAACTCACGACCGCCCTGCACGCCGTGTACCGCACGCCGGAAGACCGCCTCGTGTGGGATGTGGGCCACCAGACCTATCCGCACAAGATCCTCACCGGCCGCCGCGAGCGCATGGATACGATGCGCATGTGGGGCGGACTCTGCGGCTTCACCAGTCGAGCGGAGAGCGAGTACGACACCTTCGGGGTGGGTCACTCGTCGACCTCGATCAGCGCCGCGACGGGTATGGCGATCGCAGCCAAACTGCGCGGCGACGACCGGCGCGTGGTCGCGATCATCGGCGACGGGGCCATGACCGCGGGGATGGCCTTCGAGGCCCTCAACCACGCCGGCGATGTCGGCGCCAACCTGCTGGTCATCCTCAACGACAACGACATGTCGATCTCGCCGAACGTCGGCGCGCTGAACAAGTACCTGACGCGGCTGCTGTCGGGGAAGCTGTACTCGCAGGCGCGCGAGGGCGGCAAGAAAGTGCTGCGCGCGATGCCGCCGATGTGGGAACTGGCGCGGCGCACGGAGGAGCACTTCAAGGGCATGGTCGTGCCCGGGACCATGTTCGAGGAATTCGGGTTCAACTACTACGGCCCGGTCGACGGCCACGACCTCCCGAACCTGGTGAAGACGCTCGGCAACCTGCGCGACCTCGAGGGGCCGCGCCTGCTGCACATCGTCACCGAGAAGGGCAAGGGCTATAAGCTCGCCGAGGACAATCCGGTCACCTATCACGGCGTGAAGCCGTTCGATCCGGCCACCGGCAAGAAGCTGGCCGGGTCTTCGGGGCCATCCGGGCCCGCCTATACGGAGGTCTTCGGCCAGTGGCTGTGCGACATGGCCGCACGCGATGAGCGGGTGGTCGGCATCACGCCGGCGATGCGCGAGGGCTCCGGGCTGGTCGAGTTCGAGCAGCAGTTCCCGCAGCGCTATTTCGATGTCGGCATCGCCGAGCAGCACGCGGTAACGCTGGCCGCGGGCCTCGCCTGCGAGGGCCAGAAGCCGGTCGTGGCGATCTATTCCACGTTCCTGCAGCGTGGTTATGACCAGCTCGTGCATGACGTCGCCGTGCAGGGGCTGCCGGTGCTGTTCGCGCTCGATCGGGCCGGCTTCGTCGGCGAGGACGGACCGACCCATTTCGGCAGTTTCGATTTCGCCTACATGCGCTGCCTGCCGGGCATGACGGTCATGGCGCCGGCCGACGAGAACGAATGCCGCCAGATGCTGTACACGGGGCTCCAGCTCGATGGCCCGGCCTCGGTCCGCTATCCCAAGGGGCCCGGGCCCGGCGCCGCGATCGAGGAGACCATGCAGGCGCTGGAGATTGGCCGCGCCGAGAAGCGCCGCAGCGGCCAGCGCATCGCCCTGCTGGCGTTCGGCAGCATGGTCGCGCCGGCCGCGGAGGTCGCTGAGGCGCTGGACGCCTCGCTGTACAATATGCGGTTCGTGAAGCCACTGGACGAGGCCGCCGTGCTGGAGGCCGCGGAGCATCACGATGTGCTGGTCACGCTGGAGGAAGCGGCAGTGCCGGGCGGCGCCGGCGAGGCCATCAACAGCTGCCTGACGGCCCATCGCGTCCGGGTCGATGTGCACAACATCGGTATCCCGGATCGGTTCGTCGGCCACGGTTCCCGCGGCGATCAATTGCGCGACGCCGGCCTGGACGCGGCCTCGCTGCAGGCCCGCATCGAGGCCCTGCCCGCCCCCCTGGCCGGAGACCGACAGCGACAGGCCTGACGGCGACACGCCGGGGCATGGCGGGCCATGCGGGGTTGCGCAGTGCAGCACGGTCCTCTAATATCCCACCGCTTTGGTCGGGTACCCACCCCATATGGCCACCTACGAACTCCGCGTCGTAACCGAATTCGCCGCCGCGCACAGCCTGCGCGGCTATCCGGGTTCGTGCAGCCGACTGCACGGGCACAACTGGAAAGTCGAAATCGAAATCCGGGCCGACGAGTTGGACGAAACGGGTATGGGCATGGACTTCCGGGAGATCCGGAAGATCGCCCGCGAGGTAACGGATCGGCTGGACCACCGCTACCTCAACGAACTGGAACCGTTCACCGAGATCAATCCGACAGCCGAGAACATTGCCGCGCACTGCTTCCACGAAATCGGCGCGCGAATCGACCGACCGGCCGTATCCGTACAGGCCGTGACCGTTTGGGAAAACGACCGCGCCTGCGTGCGATACACTGAAGGGGAGGCTTGATACCACGATGGTGGCCAACATCAACGACATTCCGGACATCCAGGGCACAGCCGATACGCGCCGGATCGCGATCGATCAGGTCGGGATCAAGGATATCCGCTACCCGATCACGGTTCGCGACCGCGCCGGCGAGGCCCTGCCGACGGTGGCGCACGCGACCATGACCGTGCAGCTGCCCGAGCAGTACAAGGGCACGCACATGTCGCGCTTCATCGAGATCCTGCACCAGCACAAGGAGCCGATCTCCGCGGACACCTTCGGCGCCCTGCTCGAATCCATGCTCGCGCGCCTCGAGGCCGAGGCCGGCCGGATCGTGCTCGCATTCCCGTTCTTCGCCCGCAAGGCCGCGCCGGTCACCGGCACCGAGAGCCTGCTCGATTATGAGGTGACCCTCACCGGCGAGCGCGATCTCGACGGCAATCGCAGCTTCTACATCGGTGTCCAGATCCCGGTCACGAGCCTGTGCCCGTGCTCGAAGGAGATCTCGGACTACGGTGCGCACAACCAGCGCGCCCACGTGACCGTGAACGCGCGCGTCGACGGCCCGATCTGGATCCAGGACATCATCGACCTGGTCGAGGAAGCCGCGTCGTGCCAGCTCTACGCGATCCTCAAACGCCCGGACGAGAAGTACGTGACCGAGCGTGCCTACGACAACCCCAAGTTCGTCGAGGACATGATCCGCGATATGGCCGGTGCGCTCGACCGCGAGGACCGGATCCGCGCCTACAAGCTGGAGGCCGAGAATTTCGAGGCCATCCACAACCACCAGGCGTACGCGATCATCAACCGGGTCAAGGACGCCGCCTCCGCCTGATCCGACGCGCGCTGACGGCCGGGCCGGCGATCATCGCCGGTCCGGCAGCATTTCCTCTAAGGGAACGTCTGATCATCGGGAATTCTGTAGATCGGGCTTACAGCCCGACACTCGTAAGCCCCTGATCTCTCGGACTGACCGATCCGCCGGGAGCGGATCGGCGCGGCAGCCCGACACTCGTGAGCCCCTGATCTGTCGGGCTTGAAGCCCGACCTACACCGTTACTGAACATGGTGCCTCGACTTGATCAGAGGCTCCTTGGCGCATCACTCGCCGCCCGATCGTCCACCCGCCTCGCGTATCCATCGAACCAGTCCGCCGCCCCGTGCGGGACATCCGCGCAGGTCCGTCCGGCCGCAGAGGGCGACCTCAGGCCGCCCTGCGGTGTTCCCGGTTGAGGGTCCGGTACAGGCTGCGCGGGCCATCCAGGTCGATGTAACAGCCCTGCAGGTGACGGAACCCCTCGGACGGGTCATAGGATGTCCGGCCGTGCAGCACGCGGCTGTTGTCGAACATCATCAACTCGCCCGCGGCGAGCGGGAACCGCAGTTCGAACGCGGGATCCGAGAACAGCTCACCGAGGCGCCGCCGCGCGCGCTGGAACCGACGCGTGCTCTCGGCGTCCATCACCGGCAGATAATCCAGCCGCGGGCTGTAATGCACGCCGGTCATCCGGCCGGTGGCATCGCGCTGCACGATCGGGCGGCGTTCGACGAGTTCTTCATGATCGTCGATAAAACGGAACCTGACCGGCGTGTTCGCGAGCAGTTCGAGGCCTTCCGGGTCTTCGCGCTGCAGTGCGGAAGCGACCGCAAGGCTGTCCACGAGCGTGGACTCGCCGCCCGTGGTCTCGTTCACCAGGCAATGCAGCAACTGGATGCCCGGCACCGGTTCGCGGTAGGGATTGTCGGTGTGCGCGCCGAGGGCGACCGGCCGATAGGCGAGATCGTTCGAGCGCGGCCGCGAATAGACTTCGAAGTAGCGGCCGAAGTTGGTCTCGCGCGGGTGCCCGAAGGTCCGTGCCACCTCGAGGATCCGCTCCGAATCGGTCGGGACGTTGTAGAGCACGATGAAGCCGTACGCCAGGAAGGTACCGACGGCATCCTGCAGGGCCGCCGGATCCCCCAGCGCCGTCCAGTCGACACGGACCGAGTCCAGCGCCAGCTCCGCGTCCCATGCCACGGCCGCGGGGAGGCCGTCCGTCGGATCGAAGTCCGCGGCCAGCCCGTTCGGGTCATAGCGACCCTCATAGCCATCACTGAACGCGAGGCGGAGATGGCCGTCGCCGTCTTCGCTGGCCGCGACGAGTTCGAGGTCCTCGGGCAGACGATGCGGGTCGAACACGCGCTGGGCCGTATCGGGATCGACGTGGTCCGGATCCTGGCAACGCTCGCGCAGCCACAGGGCCGGCAGTTCGAATTCATCCTGCGGGGTCCGCGCCAGCACACGCGGTGTCCCGGACTCGACGTGGAAACGCACGGACGTCATAGGTCTCTCCATCGCAATTTATACCGGATTTATTATGTGGTTCTTTCCAACTGCCGGTAAACTGGCCATATCATGATACGAACCATAACGTTTTCTTATGAAAGAGGATGATCCACCGCTGAAATGCCTGACCGCGTTCGACGCGACCGTGCGACGGGAATCGATGACGGCGGCGGCACGCGAACTCGGCACTACCCAGCCGGCGATCTCGCAGCGGATCCGGCAGCTGGAAGACGCCCTCGGGCTGCCCCTGTTCGATCGGACGCA includes the following:
- a CDS encoding TauD/TfdA family dioxygenase, coding for MTSVRFHVESGTPRVLARTPQDEFELPALWLRERCQDPDHVDPDTAQRVFDPHRLPEDLELVAASEDGDGHLRLAFSDGYEGRYDPNGLAADFDPTDGLPAAVAWDAELALDSVRVDWTALGDPAALQDAVGTFLAYGFIVLYNVPTDSERILEVARTFGHPRETNFGRYFEVYSRPRSNDLAYRPVALGAHTDNPYREPVPGIQLLHCLVNETTGGESTLVDSLAVASALQREDPEGLELLANTPVRFRFIDDHEELVERRPIVQRDATGRMTGVHYSPRLDYLPVMDAESTRRFQRARRRLGELFSDPAFELRFPLAAGELMMFDNSRVLHGRTSYDPSEGFRHLQGCYIDLDGPRSLYRTLNREHRRAA
- the queD gene encoding 6-carboxytetrahydropterin synthase QueD, whose product is MATYELRVVTEFAAAHSLRGYPGSCSRLHGHNWKVEIEIRADELDETGMGMDFREIRKIAREVTDRLDHRYLNELEPFTEINPTAENIAAHCFHEIGARIDRPAVSVQAVTVWENDRACVRYTEGEA
- a CDS encoding polyprenyl synthetase family protein — its product is MSDAGKTLERGRERVNAALEGWLPAAEQAPERLHRAMRYAVLGSGKRLRPALVYATGDALGAAPEALDPPACAVELIHAYSLVHDDLPAMDDDDLRRGSPTCHRQFDEATAILAGDALQAHAFGLITETAYASAIPEAVRARMAATLAAAAGAEGMAGGQAFDLFACGHRPELAELERMHRYKTGALIQASVLLGAIAAGADDDERARLARYGAAIGLAFQIVDDILDVTADTATLGKTQGADVERNKPTYPALLGLEGARDHAATMRDEALAALDGDDDRFEPLRALARFVVERSW
- a CDS encoding exodeoxyribonuclease VII small subunit is translated as MSKQKTTDNEAAPEPASGEGEPSPARFDEALGELENLVETLEQGDLSLDESLAHFERGVGLARECRASLQSAEQKVQILLDRDAEDAGERGDGSLEDFEPDRDES
- the dxs gene encoding 1-deoxy-D-xylulose-5-phosphate synthase; this translates as MAEPSRYPLLDGLRSTADLHEMDIETLQRLNDEVRAFHIESVAATGGHLAAGLGAVELTTALHAVYRTPEDRLVWDVGHQTYPHKILTGRRERMDTMRMWGGLCGFTSRAESEYDTFGVGHSSTSISAATGMAIAAKLRGDDRRVVAIIGDGAMTAGMAFEALNHAGDVGANLLVILNDNDMSISPNVGALNKYLTRLLSGKLYSQAREGGKKVLRAMPPMWELARRTEEHFKGMVVPGTMFEEFGFNYYGPVDGHDLPNLVKTLGNLRDLEGPRLLHIVTEKGKGYKLAEDNPVTYHGVKPFDPATGKKLAGSSGPSGPAYTEVFGQWLCDMAARDERVVGITPAMREGSGLVEFEQQFPQRYFDVGIAEQHAVTLAAGLACEGQKPVVAIYSTFLQRGYDQLVHDVAVQGLPVLFALDRAGFVGEDGPTHFGSFDFAYMRCLPGMTVMAPADENECRQMLYTGLQLDGPASVRYPKGPGPGAAIEETMQALEIGRAEKRRSGQRIALLAFGSMVAPAAEVAEALDASLYNMRFVKPLDEAAVLEAAEHHDVLVTLEEAAVPGGAGEAINSCLTAHRVRVDVHNIGIPDRFVGHGSRGDQLRDAGLDAASLQARIEALPAPLAGDRQRQA
- the folE2 gene encoding GTP cyclohydrolase FolE2, with product MVANINDIPDIQGTADTRRIAIDQVGIKDIRYPITVRDRAGEALPTVAHATMTVQLPEQYKGTHMSRFIEILHQHKEPISADTFGALLESMLARLEAEAGRIVLAFPFFARKAAPVTGTESLLDYEVTLTGERDLDGNRSFYIGVQIPVTSLCPCSKEISDYGAHNQRAHVTVNARVDGPIWIQDIIDLVEEAASCQLYAILKRPDEKYVTERAYDNPKFVEDMIRDMAGALDREDRIRAYKLEAENFEAIHNHQAYAIINRVKDAASA